The proteins below come from a single Methyloprofundus sedimenti genomic window:
- a CDS encoding Na/Pi cotransporter family protein, with protein MIKKILLPIIFMILAYALWISADFNQIAAGVAIFLFGMLSLEQGFQTFTGGTLEKILRVSTDKLWKSLGFGVISTTLMQSSSLVTVITISFLSVGILDLTAGIGIIFGANLGTTTGAWLIAGFGLKVNIAAYAMPMLVFGILLVFQKNKALNGLGAIVAGMGFLFLGIFFMKEGFETFRETLNLAEYALTGVKGLLIFTLIGIAATVVMQSSHATMVLIITALSVQQISYENALALAIGSNIGTTVTAIIGAMSANIEGKRLAGAHFIFNLTTGIIALLFINQFIDAVDWIAKVIHISASDHTLKLAIFHTLFNLIGVGIMLPFINQMVSLLEKVFKGESIKMDQPKYLNESVMAFSDTLVSALRQETVRLYQHASHIILKTIGLSASNVFSQQDLQQQVDASKKITPYDVDAAYERSVKGIYSSIIAYISQASFTWEMQQSGSLYWLREANRHIVEAIKDTKHLQKNLLKMRFSANHFVKDEYQKIRFQIADLLRELELFRIQLDAEGSDIGLLSFDVYKVKIKEQDQQMNARIDGLIREHKISPEAGTSLINDSAYMYGIKKHLVDMAETVFVVQKANTSQAQRELVLDDNELVKVLQSEN; from the coding sequence AGTGCTGATTTTAATCAAATTGCAGCGGGTGTGGCTATTTTTCTTTTTGGTATGCTGTCTTTAGAGCAGGGTTTTCAAACTTTTACGGGCGGGACTTTAGAGAAAATATTACGTGTCAGTACCGATAAACTATGGAAAAGTCTTGGTTTTGGGGTGATTTCAACGACATTGATGCAATCGAGTTCTTTGGTAACGGTTATTACGATTTCATTTTTGAGTGTTGGAATACTTGATTTAACGGCTGGCATAGGCATTATTTTTGGCGCCAATTTAGGGACAACGACCGGTGCATGGCTGATTGCCGGATTTGGTTTAAAAGTTAATATAGCTGCCTACGCTATGCCTATGCTGGTGTTTGGTATTTTACTGGTTTTTCAAAAGAATAAAGCATTAAACGGGCTGGGAGCTATCGTAGCGGGCATGGGGTTCCTGTTTTTAGGTATATTTTTTATGAAAGAAGGTTTTGAGACTTTTCGGGAAACCCTTAATTTAGCTGAATATGCTTTGACAGGTGTAAAGGGATTGTTAATTTTTACTCTGATTGGTATTGCGGCAACAGTGGTTATGCAGTCCAGCCATGCGACCATGGTCTTAATTATTACCGCTTTATCAGTACAGCAAATTAGCTATGAAAATGCTCTGGCATTGGCGATAGGCTCAAATATAGGCACGACGGTTACTGCGATTATTGGGGCAATGAGCGCTAATATTGAAGGCAAGCGTTTAGCCGGGGCGCATTTTATATTTAACTTAACGACCGGGATTATTGCCCTGCTATTTATAAACCAGTTTATTGATGCAGTTGACTGGATAGCCAAAGTGATACATATTTCAGCCAGTGATCACACACTTAAACTTGCCATTTTTCATACTTTGTTCAATCTGATCGGTGTAGGCATTATGTTACCCTTTATCAATCAAATGGTGTCTTTGTTAGAAAAAGTATTTAAGGGGGAAAGCATTAAAATGGATCAACCTAAATACTTGAATGAATCAGTAATGGCATTCTCGGATACCTTGGTATCAGCCTTACGTCAGGAAACGGTGCGTCTGTATCAACATGCCAGCCATATTATTTTAAAAACGATAGGCTTGTCTGCAAGTAATGTGTTTTCACAGCAGGATTTACAGCAACAGGTAGATGCAAGTAAAAAAATAACGCCTTATGATGTAGATGCAGCCTATGAGCGTAGTGTAAAAGGAATCTATAGTTCAATTATTGCCTATATCAGTCAAGCGAGTTTTACCTGGGAAATGCAACAGTCGGGTAGTTTATATTGGTTACGTGAAGCCAACAGGCATATAGTCGAGGCGATTAAAGATACTAAGCATTTGCAGAAAAACTTGTTAAAGATGCGCTTTTCTGCGAATCATTTTGTGAAGGACGAGTACCAGAAAATTCGTTTTCAAATTGCAGATTTATTGCGTGAATTAGAGTTATTTCGTATTCAGCTAGACGCGGAAGGAAGTGATATAGGCTTGTTATCCTTTGATGTTTATAAAGTAAAAATTAAAGAACAGGACCAACAAATGAATGCAAGAATCGATGGTTTAATCAGAGAACATAAAATTTCGCCAGAAGCAGGAACGTCACTTATTAATGATAGTGCTTATATGTATGGGATAAAAAAGCATCTAGTCGATATGGCAGAAACAGTCTTTGTGGTACAAAAAGCAAATACCTCGCAAGCTCAGCGCGAATTAGTGCTTGATGATAATGAGCTAGTGAAAGTGTTGCAGTCTGAAAATTAA
- a CDS encoding acetate/propionate family kinase: MKIKKSAVLVLNSGSSSIKYALFDMQTQTAQIQGLIDRIGDQGSAHQYRTKSGSTQTFPVLIENHQQGLKAIFQVLSELSLLTTISDLLCIGHRVVHGGEKFCQPALIDAAVLAEIKKTIPLAPLHNPANTIGIEEAMDYAKGVPQVAVFDTAFHQTMPDYAFRYAVPTQWYAEQGVRRYGFHGTSHFYVAKQAAQYLNKPLETLNLITLHLGNGASMAAIAAGESIDTTMGMTPLEGLMMGTRSGDLDPAIVFYLSRTLGLANNEIDNALNKQSGLKGICGENDMRAVHKMADEGDQQAQLALAMYSYRIKKYIGAYTAVLGRVDALVFTGGIGEHDAWLREQCCSELSVLGIELDAIKNQQSQGDLREINQAGSLAKVLVIATNEELEIAQQAEQCVVG, from the coding sequence TTGAAAATCAAAAAAAGCGCTGTTTTAGTACTAAATTCCGGCAGTTCATCCATAAAATATGCTTTGTTTGATATGCAGACACAAACTGCACAGATACAAGGGTTGATTGACCGAATTGGTGATCAGGGAAGTGCGCATCAGTATCGTACTAAATCAGGTAGCACACAAACCTTTCCTGTCTTGATTGAAAATCATCAACAAGGCCTAAAAGCAATTTTTCAGGTCTTATCAGAACTCTCTTTGCTGACAACTATTTCAGACTTGCTCTGCATAGGTCACCGGGTAGTCCACGGAGGTGAAAAGTTCTGTCAGCCTGCTTTAATAGATGCAGCGGTTTTAGCAGAAATAAAAAAAACGATCCCGCTTGCTCCTTTGCATAACCCTGCCAATACCATCGGAATCGAGGAAGCAATGGATTATGCAAAGGGCGTGCCACAGGTTGCTGTATTTGATACTGCTTTTCATCAAACCATGCCTGATTATGCGTTTCGCTATGCAGTGCCTACACAATGGTATGCAGAGCAAGGCGTGCGCCGTTATGGCTTTCATGGTACATCACATTTTTATGTTGCAAAACAGGCTGCACAGTACCTCAATAAACCTTTAGAAACGTTGAACCTGATTACCTTGCATTTAGGTAATGGTGCCAGTATGGCGGCCATTGCTGCGGGTGAAAGTATCGATACCACGATGGGCATGACGCCTTTAGAAGGTTTGATGATGGGTACGCGCAGTGGCGATTTAGACCCTGCTATAGTATTTTATTTAAGTCGTACGCTTGGGCTTGCCAATAATGAAATTGATAATGCCTTAAATAAACAGAGCGGCTTAAAAGGTATTTGCGGTGAAAATGATATGCGTGCTGTGCATAAAATGGCGGACGAAGGCGATCAACAAGCGCAGTTGGCATTGGCGATGTATAGTTATCGCATTAAAAAATATATCGGTGCATATACCGCAGTTTTAGGTCGAGTTGATGCTCTGGTCTTTACCGGCGGTATTGGTGAACATGATGCCTGGCTACGAGAACAGTGTTGTTCCGAGTTAAGCGTGCTGGGAATTGAGCTTGATGCTATAAAAAACCAGCAGTCACAGGGTGACTTAAGAGAAATAAATCAGGCTGGATCATTAGCTAAAGTATTGGTTATAGCCACTAATGAAGAGCTGGAGATTGCGCAACAGGCGGAGCAGTGTGTGGTAGGTTAA
- a CDS encoding DUF4357 domain-containing protein yields MPGKLSTIKEKLLVEGILTDEGAYLVASEDILFNSSSYAAAIVAGTSRSGPQSWKTAKGKTIKKVEDDELSNA; encoded by the coding sequence ATGCCCGGTAAACTTTCAACTATTAAGGAAAAGTTGTTGGTCGAAGGAATATTAACAGATGAGGGTGCGTACCTTGTCGCATCGGAAGATATTCTTTTTAACTCTTCTAGCTACGCAGCTGCAATAGTGGCAGGAACTTCTCGTAGTGGTCCTCAAAGTTGGAAAACGGCAAAAGGGAAAACTATAAAGAAGGTCGAGGATGATGAGCTTAGCAATGCATAA
- a CDS encoding DUF2442 domain-containing protein, translating to MNPYVVGVEVKQEYVLKLAFENKEVRLFDARPFLDKGIFNELKDINYFKQVKVAFGSIEWPHEQDFSKDTLYLLSTSFES from the coding sequence ATGAACCCTTATGTTGTTGGAGTTGAAGTAAAACAAGAATACGTATTAAAGTTAGCGTTTGAAAACAAGGAAGTAAGGCTATTTGATGCCCGTCCTTTTCTGGACAAAGGCATATTCAACGAATTAAAAGATATTAATTATTTTAAACAAGTAAAGGTCGCCTTTGGTTCAATTGAATGGCCCCACGAACAAGACTTTAGTAAAGACACTCTTTATTTATTAAGCACTTCTTTTGAAAGCTAA
- a CDS encoding DUF4160 domain-containing protein, with amino-acid sequence MPTISMFYGIIIRMYFFDNQQHSLPHIHAYYQDYNAIIEIPSGTIIEGKLPKAKQKLVDA; translated from the coding sequence ATGCCTACAATTTCAATGTTTTACGGAATTATTATACGCATGTACTTTTTCGACAATCAACAGCACAGCCTACCCCATATTCATGCGTATTATCAAGATTATAACGCTATTATTGAGATACCTAGCGGGACAATCATTGAAGGTAAATTACCAAAAGCCAAACAGAAACTTGTGGATGCCTGA
- the purB gene encoding adenylosuccinate lyase: protein MTNFSLTAISPIDGRYANKVEALRPIFSEYGLIRFRVQVEVRWLQALAQHNQITEVPAFSAGANQLLDALVTDFSAADAQRVKDIESTTNHDVKAVEYFLKEKIAHNAELNAVSEFIHFACTSEDINNLSYALMLKEGRVAILPQITDCIEALRNLAHDNAAQPMLSRTHGQSASPTTAGKEFANVVARMLRQKDQFEAVEILGKINGAVGNYNAHAIAYPEVNWQEFSKNFVQSLGLFWNAYTIQIEPHDYIAEYFHALSRFNTILLDFDRDIWGYISQGFFKQKTIAGEIGSSTMPHKVNPIDFENSEGNIGLANALFHHLAEKLPVSRWQRDLTDSTVLRNIGVGIAHTSIAIQATLKGISKLEINAEIIEADLAANLEVLAEPVQTVMRRYGIEKPYEKLKELTRGQRITNADMQAFIENLEIPEEAKQVLRELSPRTYTGYAEQLASEI, encoded by the coding sequence ATGACGAATTTCTCTCTTACCGCTATTTCTCCAATCGACGGACGCTATGCAAATAAAGTCGAAGCTTTACGACCTATCTTCAGTGAATATGGATTAATTCGTTTTCGTGTTCAAGTCGAAGTTCGTTGGTTACAGGCTTTGGCACAACATAATCAAATTACCGAAGTTCCTGCCTTTAGCGCTGGAGCCAATCAACTACTAGATGCACTGGTGACGGACTTTTCAGCAGCAGATGCACAGCGCGTTAAGGATATTGAAAGTACGACTAATCACGATGTTAAGGCGGTAGAATATTTTTTAAAAGAAAAAATTGCGCATAATGCTGAATTAAATGCAGTGAGTGAATTTATTCATTTTGCCTGTACTTCAGAAGATATTAACAACCTTTCTTATGCATTAATGCTTAAAGAAGGCCGCGTTGCGATTCTTCCGCAAATCACCGATTGTATTGAAGCACTAAGAAACCTGGCCCATGATAATGCAGCTCAGCCGATGCTATCACGTACGCATGGGCAATCAGCCAGCCCGACAACCGCAGGTAAAGAATTTGCCAATGTAGTCGCGCGTATGTTGCGTCAAAAAGACCAGTTTGAAGCCGTTGAAATTTTAGGCAAAATCAATGGCGCGGTAGGGAATTACAATGCCCATGCCATAGCTTACCCGGAAGTAAACTGGCAAGAATTTTCCAAAAACTTTGTCCAGTCGTTAGGCTTATTCTGGAATGCTTATACTATTCAAATTGAGCCACATGACTATATTGCAGAATATTTCCATGCATTATCGCGTTTCAATACGATCTTATTAGACTTTGATCGTGATATCTGGGGGTATATTTCTCAGGGATTCTTTAAGCAAAAAACCATTGCTGGCGAAATTGGCTCATCGACTATGCCACATAAAGTTAACCCGATTGATTTTGAAAATTCAGAAGGGAATATTGGTTTAGCCAACGCCCTGTTTCATCATTTAGCCGAAAAATTACCGGTTTCACGCTGGCAGCGTGATTTAACGGATTCAACCGTCTTGCGTAATATTGGCGTTGGTATTGCACATACCAGTATTGCGATTCAAGCGACCTTAAAAGGTATTTCTAAATTAGAAATTAATGCAGAGATTATTGAAGCTGATTTAGCCGCCAACCTGGAAGTCCTGGCCGAACCCGTACAAACAGTGATGCGCCGTTACGGCATCGAAAAACCTTATGAAAAATTAAAGGAATTAACCCGCGGACAACGTATTACTAATGCGGACATGCAAGCCTTTATCGAAAACCTGGAAATCCCTGAAGAAGCTAAGCAAGTGTTACGTGAATTATCCCCACGTACTTACACCGGTTATGCAGAACAATTAGCGTCAGAAATTTAA